The following proteins are encoded in a genomic region of Arachis stenosperma cultivar V10309 chromosome 4, arast.V10309.gnm1.PFL2, whole genome shotgun sequence:
- the LOC130974528 gene encoding uncharacterized protein LOC130974528, protein MIVSRYGEVYCYTVAETTPTGSFSLGTYRVSLGSKTCDCGYFQALHFPCPHALACCAYSRLTWQPYVHQVYRLSSVFGVYQMGFTPPIPEGFWPPYARPTVIPDPNMRRAREGRPRSTRIRTNMDDADPNRPKRCGLCRQPGHTRRSCPQAVGPSGNVGN, encoded by the coding sequence ATGATTGTTTCACGATACGGTGAAGTATATTGTTACACCGTGGCTGAGACGACTCCGACAGGTTCATTCTCACTTGGTACGTACAGGGTCTCATTAGGGTCCAAGACTTGTGATTGTGGATACTTCCAAGCACTTCATTTCCCGTGTCCTCACGCCCTGGCCTGCTGTGCTTATTCACGTCTTACATGGCAGCCTTACGTCCACCAGGTCTATCGCCTTAGTTCCGTTTTCGGTGTCTATCAGATGGGATTTACACCTCCCATTCCGGAGGGTTTCTGGCCACCATATGCCAGGCCTACCGTTATACCAGATCCGAACATGAGGCGTGCGAGGGAGGGTCGTCCAAGGTCCACACGCATTCGCACCAACATGGATGATGCAGATCCGAACCGGCCAAAGAGATGTGGCCTTTGCAGGCAGCCAGGACACACCCGTCGTAGTTGTCCACAAGCCGTAGGACCCAGCGGGAATGTTGGGAATTAA